One segment of Bdellovibrionales bacterium DNA contains the following:
- a CDS encoding tail fiber domain-containing protein, translating to MLLQPNGGNVGLGTTTPSPIVPGRSVLDIYDGSANGAELKLYSTTTRFRIFNNNGSNEVGFGSDSNSTVHLYTNGGGNRRISILGSGNVGINNSNPQSQLDVAGTIRANEICDELGSNCKDISSGWGAGGDIDGIVTNTGSALSGGTASGTSILSVVTDGITIETNGSNQLQVRDSGVSLAKLAPDSVNSSKIVDGSITNADINGAAAIAWSKIDKTGATASDLGAATSTRAINTNSGSGLTGGGDLSADRNLAINTDNSTLEIATNTLQIKDNGVTNAKINSVSVNKITSAALQYFSYMPAGTECAPNEVLKWDAVTDRWLCSTDLGVSAHSSLTGLSADDHTQYALLAGRSGGQTLIGGTAASNNLTLESTSDSTKGIIVLQPNGGNVGVGTTTPNSRLEVNGAIRVLGGSASDGSNGYMFYGGSGDIDGGIHSPADGVIAFKTNSAEAMRIGPTSNVGIGTTNPSARLEVVGSTLVSGVSTAAGFVPTVDAFPSSGLGARGAEGVVIVGRPGSTSEFSLWRPGLASQVLSVPSGTNNVSFDGNIGIGTASPQGNLHIQGVGGGGISTLRVEDPNTAAGGFAQILLRDRGPASADDEIWSLRAKDNSHFGIGVLDNAEVTYAERLTILRNGNVGIGSLTPNALLDVAGTIRALEICDETGANCKDVSTGWASGGVSSSRNINTNTGSGLTGGGDLSADRSLAINTDNTTLEIATNTLRVKDGGITNAKINSVSINKISSAAAEYFSYMPAGTECTNGFTLVWDSTMDRWLCGALPTNFTVIHDSDNDTKIYLEKNADEDQIRFDTAGSERMIIDSTGRVGIGSNFPLAKLWVQGSGATYNEGLALVGNGVTNPSYVWNNASGNLNFAGNGTSTPVMTVTNGFVGIGTTVPANPLSVATGSGQFSNAISVLPSTHATSRRSSMFIDDWGLIQDVNGTGVKDFSIYQASTGTHRFYIDTTGNIGIGTATPHTSALLDVASTQKGFLPPRMTRAQRNAIATPSQGLMVFNTDDLTVDYYTGATWLSLNGSPKYIKLGMSAANQTVNVGSDIAFDTIRTSSGMTRSGSGVNLKAGVTYRIEASVDTYLGDGNSYLGYQLHNGTSFIGHVAYTGEGDAVFWGFKSAILEIYKPTVDVTVTVRVTDDNIGAGTVHGGWNTNLVVTELVPAGPAGGVSDNMGNHTASQNIALGSFWLSGDGGNEGIAVGATGNVGIGTVSGLAPLHIKGDTGSTGENIRLAAGSATEGGQISLMDGTGTGAWEIDNVGVDNAEYLRFFRDKGETNLTAMVIGTSGNVGIGTINPTQPLHVVGDVRIGSKANPRINLNNNSGTASTLSIGADSGSAFVGTFTNSQLQFYTNSLERMRIDASGNIGIGVANPGAYKIYVAGGMARMDGGLEVHGMAFDGSGHYVCRNTTTGEITYSAAACSASDERLKSNIQPIDSSLDDLLKLRPVTFEWNDSSRPKGSQIGFIAQEVRQVYPELVQENESGFLSLDYAPLVAPIVGALKEIYGKVMTLVKSDEQQSRQIASQKMEIEALKAEDQRKAQEIEALRTYLCQRDPKAPFCAPK from the coding sequence GTGTTACTGCAACCCAATGGCGGAAACGTCGGATTGGGCACGACCACTCCTTCACCGATTGTTCCGGGCCGAAGCGTTTTAGATATCTACGATGGATCGGCCAATGGTGCCGAGCTTAAACTGTATTCGACGACGACCCGCTTTAGAATCTTTAATAATAATGGATCGAACGAAGTGGGATTTGGATCCGATTCGAATTCGACAGTGCATCTTTACACCAATGGCGGCGGCAATCGTCGGATCTCTATTTTAGGTTCTGGAAACGTGGGTATTAATAATTCGAATCCTCAGTCTCAGTTGGATGTGGCAGGCACAATTCGCGCCAACGAAATTTGTGATGAGTTGGGTTCCAACTGTAAAGACATTTCGAGTGGCTGGGGAGCTGGTGGCGATATCGACGGTATAGTGACCAACACGGGCTCCGCTTTGAGTGGTGGAACAGCGAGTGGAACGTCAATTTTGTCGGTGGTGACCGACGGCATTACCATTGAGACCAATGGTTCGAATCAACTTCAAGTGAGAGACTCTGGCGTCTCTTTAGCAAAATTAGCACCAGACTCTGTGAATAGCTCAAAGATTGTCGACGGCTCTATTACCAATGCCGATATCAATGGAGCAGCAGCCATCGCTTGGAGTAAAATTGATAAAACAGGGGCCACGGCAAGTGACCTCGGCGCGGCCACGTCCACTCGAGCCATCAACACAAATTCGGGATCAGGCTTAACTGGAGGCGGAGATCTATCTGCGGACCGTAACTTGGCGATCAACACGGACAATTCGACTCTCGAGATCGCCACCAACACCTTACAGATCAAAGATAATGGCGTGACCAATGCGAAAATTAACTCGGTGAGCGTTAATAAAATTACGAGTGCGGCATTACAGTACTTTAGCTACATGCCGGCCGGAACCGAATGTGCACCTAACGAAGTTCTAAAATGGGATGCCGTGACCGACCGTTGGCTTTGCAGCACGGATTTGGGTGTTTCGGCCCATAGTTCCCTCACAGGGCTCAGCGCTGATGATCACACTCAATATGCGCTTCTTGCGGGGCGCTCGGGTGGGCAGACACTCATCGGTGGCACGGCTGCCAGTAATAATTTAACCCTAGAATCTACAAGCGACTCCACCAAAGGCATTATCGTGCTTCAGCCGAATGGTGGAAATGTGGGGGTGGGAACAACGACTCCTAACTCTAGGCTAGAAGTCAATGGTGCCATTCGCGTTCTTGGAGGATCTGCATCGGACGGCAGCAATGGTTATATGTTCTATGGGGGCTCTGGCGATATTGATGGCGGAATCCATTCTCCTGCGGACGGAGTCATTGCTTTTAAAACAAATTCTGCCGAAGCTATGAGAATTGGTCCTACCAGCAACGTGGGTATCGGTACAACAAATCCAAGTGCGAGGCTTGAGGTCGTCGGGAGTACTCTTGTCAGTGGAGTGTCCACTGCGGCCGGCTTTGTGCCAACGGTGGATGCATTTCCGTCTTCAGGCTTAGGTGCCCGTGGTGCCGAAGGGGTTGTCATTGTAGGACGTCCTGGGTCGACCAGCGAATTTTCGTTATGGCGGCCAGGGCTCGCCTCTCAGGTTTTAAGCGTGCCGTCAGGCACCAATAACGTCTCCTTCGACGGCAATATCGGGATTGGAACAGCTAGTCCTCAGGGGAATTTGCATATTCAAGGTGTCGGTGGTGGTGGGATCTCGACACTTCGAGTGGAAGATCCGAATACGGCGGCGGGTGGATTCGCACAAATTCTTTTGCGTGATCGGGGACCTGCTTCAGCTGATGATGAAATCTGGAGTTTACGTGCTAAAGATAATAGTCATTTCGGGATAGGGGTGCTCGATAACGCGGAGGTAACTTATGCCGAGCGTTTGACCATCCTCCGTAATGGAAATGTTGGAATTGGCTCATTAACTCCCAATGCTTTACTCGATGTCGCAGGCACGATAAGAGCCTTAGAAATTTGTGACGAAACAGGAGCAAACTGTAAGGATGTTTCAACCGGTTGGGCGAGCGGCGGAGTGAGCTCCTCGCGAAATATTAATACAAATACAGGATCTGGACTCACAGGGGGCGGAGATTTATCTGCAGACCGCAGTCTGGCGATCAACACCGACAATACAACGTTAGAGATTGCGACCAATACTTTAAGAGTTAAAGATGGTGGAATCACTAACGCAAAGATCAATAGCGTCAGCATCAACAAGATCTCATCGGCGGCCGCAGAGTATTTCTCTTATATGCCCGCGGGCACTGAGTGCACCAATGGGTTCACTCTCGTCTGGGATTCGACCATGGACCGTTGGTTGTGCGGAGCTCTTCCCACAAATTTTACGGTGATCCATGACTCCGATAATGATACAAAAATATATCTCGAGAAAAATGCAGATGAAGATCAAATTCGATTTGACACCGCGGGTTCGGAGAGAATGATCATCGACTCGACGGGGAGAGTGGGTATTGGCTCGAACTTTCCATTGGCAAAGCTTTGGGTACAAGGTTCGGGAGCCACCTACAACGAGGGACTCGCGCTTGTAGGTAACGGAGTGACCAACCCCAGTTACGTTTGGAATAATGCCTCGGGGAACTTAAACTTCGCGGGGAATGGGACGTCCACGCCGGTGATGACGGTTACAAATGGGTTCGTTGGTATTGGCACAACGGTTCCGGCAAATCCACTAAGTGTTGCCACGGGGTCGGGTCAGTTTTCAAATGCGATCTCGGTGCTTCCTTCCACTCACGCCACTTCACGGCGGTCATCGATGTTCATCGATGACTGGGGCTTGATCCAAGATGTCAATGGAACTGGGGTTAAAGATTTTTCTATTTATCAAGCTTCGACGGGGACTCATCGATTCTATATCGATACCACTGGTAATATCGGAATAGGAACAGCAACTCCTCACACCTCGGCCCTCCTTGATGTGGCGTCCACTCAAAAGGGATTTTTACCGCCGCGGATGACTCGAGCGCAGCGAAACGCCATTGCGACGCCGTCGCAGGGTCTAATGGTATTTAATACTGACGATTTAACCGTCGATTACTACACGGGAGCGACATGGCTCAGTCTAAATGGGTCTCCGAAGTACATCAAGCTAGGGATGAGTGCGGCCAATCAGACCGTGAATGTAGGATCTGACATCGCCTTTGATACAATCCGAACGAGTAGCGGAATGACGCGCTCGGGGAGTGGGGTAAATCTTAAAGCGGGCGTGACTTATCGAATTGAGGCTTCCGTAGATACCTACCTCGGAGATGGAAACTCGTACTTAGGATACCAACTTCATAATGGGACATCTTTTATTGGTCATGTGGCGTACACGGGCGAAGGCGACGCTGTGTTCTGGGGATTTAAATCCGCCATTCTTGAGATTTACAAACCGACAGTCGATGTCACCGTCACTGTGAGAGTCACAGACGACAATATCGGAGCGGGAACCGTTCACGGGGGATGGAACACTAATCTTGTAGTTACCGAACTTGTTCCCGCCGGACCTGCTGGCGGAGTTTCTGACAATATGGGAAATCACACGGCCTCACAGAATATTGCTCTCGGATCTTTCTGGCTCTCCGGCGACGGGGGGAACGAAGGGATAGCTGTTGGAGCTACCGGAAATGTCGGCATCGGGACGGTGAGTGGATTAGCCCCGCTCCATATCAAAGGCGATACAGGTTCAACAGGTGAAAATATCAGACTGGCCGCGGGAAGCGCCACAGAAGGTGGCCAAATTAGTTTGATGGACGGTACTGGCACAGGAGCTTGGGAAATTGACAACGTCGGCGTAGATAACGCCGAATATCTCCGCTTTTTTAGAGATAAAGGGGAAACCAATTTAACGGCGATGGTGATCGGTACATCCGGCAACGTGGGCATTGGAACAATAAATCCTACGCAACCTCTCCATGTTGTTGGAGATGTGCGGATCGGAAGTAAGGCAAATCCGCGGATAAACTTGAATAACAATAGTGGGACGGCATCGACGTTATCAATCGGAGCGGATTCCGGTTCCGCTTTTGTAGGAACCTTCACCAATAGCCAACTGCAATTCTATACGAACAGTTTAGAAAGAATGAGAATCGATGCCAGCGGCAATATCGGTATAGGGGTGGCAAATCCAGGAGCTTACAAAATATATGTCGCGGGTGGGATGGCCCGTATGGACGGTGGACTCGAAGTCCATGGTATGGCTTTTGATGGAAGTGGTCATTATGTCTGTCGCAATACCACGACCGGAGAGATCACTTATTCGGCGGCTGCGTGTAGTGCGTCGGATGAGCGATTAAAATCAAACATTCAGCCGATAGATTCTTCGTTGGACGATTTGTTAAAACTTCGGCCGGTGACGTTTGAGTGGAATGATTCTTCTCGACCAAAAGGCTCACAAATCGGTTTTATCGCGCAAGAAGTTCGCCAAGTTTATCCAGAACTCGTCCAAGAGAACGAAAGCGGTTTCTTGAGTCTCGATTACGCACCTCTTGTGGCGCCGATTGTTGGCGCTTTGAAAGAGATCTACGGGAAGGTTATGACCCTTGTGAAGTCCGATGAACAGCAGTCCCGACAGATTGCGAGTCAAAAGATGGAGATTGAGGCGCTCAAAGCCGAGGACCAACGGAAAGCGCAAGAGATCGAAGCGCTTCGAACATATCTATGTCAGCGTGATCCCAAAGCGCCTTTCTGCGCTCCCAAGTAG
- a CDS encoding 6-carboxytetrahydropterin synthase — MSYSLYIKKENFKFSSSHFTIFGPDEAEALHGHNYLVGVRISFKDINKDIDLKYDFNEIKKVVRSFCERHDEKILIPEHSPYLKIQESPHYKNHTEVIYADRHYCFPTQEVLKVPVANITSEALARYAWSELSYRLPKELTKVVVFIKETAGQTAAYTQ, encoded by the coding sequence ATGTCGTACAGCCTTTACATAAAAAAAGAGAATTTTAAGTTTTCGTCTTCACATTTTACCATTTTCGGCCCCGATGAAGCCGAAGCCCTTCATGGACATAATTATCTCGTGGGCGTGCGCATCTCTTTTAAAGACATTAATAAAGATATCGATCTCAAGTATGATTTTAACGAAATCAAAAAAGTCGTCCGCAGCTTTTGCGAGCGACACGACGAGAAAATTTTAATCCCCGAGCACAGTCCGTACCTCAAGATTCAAGAGAGTCCTCACTACAAAAATCACACCGAAGTGATCTATGCCGATCGCCACTACTGCTTTCCAACTCAAGAAGTACTCAAAGTCCCAGTGGCCAATATCACGTCAGAGGCTTTAGCGCGCTACGCATGGTCGGAACTGTCTTACCGGCTCCCGAAGGAGCTCACCAAAGTCGTCGTCTTTATCAAAGAGACCGCCGGTCAAACTGCCGCATACACTCAGTAA
- a CDS encoding 2,3,4,5-tetrahydropyridine-2,6-dicarboxylate N-succinyltransferase codes for MNHDQLKAHIEAGFIAPNADTEKFVDHAFDLLDQGQIRVCENKNGEWIVNEWVKKAILLFFRLKKMSVIENGPFTFVDKVPLKQWTGGEGVRVVPQALVRRGAFIEAGAVLMPSYVNIGAHVGKGTMVDTWATVGSCAYVGANVHLSGGVGIGGVLEPLQAKPVIIEDNVFVGSRSILVEGVHVAQGAVIGAGVTITGSTKILDVTQSPATEYKGFVPENSVVIPGTLPKTFAAGTYGVPCALIIGQRKPSTDLKTSLNDALRNFEVSV; via the coding sequence ATGAATCATGATCAATTAAAAGCCCATATCGAAGCCGGATTTATCGCACCCAATGCCGACACCGAAAAATTCGTCGATCACGCCTTCGATCTTTTAGATCAGGGACAAATCCGGGTTTGCGAAAATAAAAACGGCGAATGGATTGTGAATGAATGGGTAAAAAAAGCGATCCTACTTTTTTTCCGTCTTAAAAAGATGTCCGTGATTGAAAATGGCCCGTTCACTTTTGTGGATAAAGTCCCTCTCAAGCAATGGACTGGGGGCGAAGGCGTACGCGTTGTGCCTCAAGCTTTAGTCCGCCGAGGCGCTTTCATTGAGGCCGGCGCAGTCCTCATGCCCTCTTACGTGAACATTGGTGCGCACGTGGGTAAAGGCACGATGGTCGATACCTGGGCCACAGTGGGATCCTGCGCCTACGTGGGTGCAAACGTGCATCTTTCGGGCGGTGTTGGCATCGGTGGAGTTCTCGAGCCTCTGCAAGCCAAACCCGTGATTATCGAAGATAATGTTTTTGTCGGAAGCCGCTCTATCCTTGTTGAAGGTGTTCATGTGGCTCAAGGCGCAGTGATTGGCGCTGGTGTGACGATCACCGGCAGCACTAAAATTTTGGATGTCACCCAATCGCCAGCAACAGAATATAAAGGATTTGTTCCCGAAAATTCGGTAGTGATTCCAGGCACACTCCCAAAAACGTTTGCCGCTGGAACCTACGGTGTCCCATGCGCGTTGATTATTGGTCAGCGGAAACCGAGCACGGATTTAAAAACCTCGCTCAATGATGCTCTTAGAAACTTCGAAGTGTCGGTCTAA
- a CDS encoding succinylglutamate desuccinylase/aspartoacylase family protein, which yields MTRAHNFIFGYTRNNVPIPAYRFGHSGKRILILGGVHGDEVEGIQAAHGLLGEFLKNYPLKLEITLVPVFNIDGMLTLHRRNGHGVDLNRNLPTTDWSAQFTREHYHPGPVACSEPENQALVEYIQSFKPQFILSLHSWEPMLNINGDCKKIAQVISSYTGYRVADDIGYPTPGSLGTYAGLERNIPTLTYEVERYLPASEVIRVHVPAIIEGLKVYES from the coding sequence ATGACACGCGCCCATAATTTTATTTTCGGTTACACAAGAAACAACGTTCCCATTCCGGCATACCGCTTCGGCCATTCTGGAAAACGCATACTGATTTTAGGGGGCGTTCATGGTGACGAGGTGGAAGGAATTCAAGCCGCCCACGGACTCCTCGGTGAGTTTCTCAAAAACTACCCCCTCAAACTCGAAATCACCCTGGTTCCCGTTTTTAATATCGACGGAATGTTAACCCTTCATCGTCGCAACGGTCACGGTGTCGATCTCAACCGAAATTTACCGACGACGGATTGGTCAGCGCAGTTTACTCGCGAGCATTATCACCCGGGGCCTGTGGCCTGCAGCGAACCCGAAAATCAAGCCCTCGTGGAATACATCCAAAGCTTTAAACCGCAGTTTATATTAAGTCTCCACTCTTGGGAGCCTATGCTTAACATCAATGGGGATTGTAAAAAAATCGCCCAGGTGATTTCGTCTTACACAGGTTATCGCGTGGCCGACGATATCGGCTACCCGACGCCGGGATCTCTCGGCACTTATGCCGGACTTGAGAGAAACATTCCTACCCTCACTTACGAAGTGGAGCGCTATCTTCCAGCGAGCGAAGTGATTCGTGTCCATGTTCCAGCAATTATCGAAGGATTAAAAGTTTATGAATCATGA
- the murI gene encoding glutamate racemase, with protein MIGLFDSGIGGLTVLEKLRETFPKIKYFYLGDTARLPYGTKSPDTIRRYTEQNIQFLAKQGVTHIVSACHSASSALLQFNIQSPVPVFNVIEPSCLEAKKKTKNKMIGLLATQATVDAGQYQKLISQPFVLKAQACPLLVPLVEAGWTEDTITDQIISRYVAPLLNANVDTIILGCTHFPLLKNAIQKAVGPGVSLVDPGESLTALIREKDLSNGGGVELFLTDTSPHFVKVAQKILNDPHCKISHVDL; from the coding sequence ATGATTGGCCTTTTTGATTCCGGAATTGGAGGGCTCACCGTTCTCGAGAAGCTCAGAGAAACGTTTCCGAAAATAAAATATTTTTATTTGGGAGACACGGCCCGCCTCCCTTACGGCACCAAATCTCCCGACACCATCCGTCGCTACACCGAGCAAAACATTCAGTTCCTCGCCAAGCAGGGAGTGACTCATATTGTTTCTGCGTGCCACTCGGCCTCCAGTGCACTTTTGCAGTTCAATATTCAAAGCCCCGTGCCTGTATTTAATGTGATCGAGCCCTCCTGCCTCGAAGCCAAAAAGAAGACTAAAAATAAAATGATCGGACTTCTCGCCACGCAAGCCACGGTGGATGCCGGGCAATACCAAAAATTAATATCTCAACCCTTTGTCCTTAAAGCTCAGGCGTGTCCACTGCTCGTCCCTCTTGTGGAAGCGGGCTGGACCGAGGACACCATCACCGACCAAATCATTTCCCGTTACGTCGCTCCACTTCTCAACGCGAATGTGGACACCATTATCCTCGGTTGCACTCACTTCCCTCTGCTTAAAAACGCCATCCAGAAAGCCGTTGGCCCCGGAGTGAGTCTCGTCGATCCCGGTGAATCTCTCACTGCACTCATTCGAGAAAAGGACCTCTCCAATGGCGGAGGTGTCGAACTCTTTTTGACGGACACCTCCCCCCATTTTGTAAAGGTCGCTCAGAAAATCCTGAACGATCCCCACTGTAAAATCTCTCACGTCGATCTCTAA
- a CDS encoding methyltransferase domain-containing protein, with protein MHRWSLTAEGEKKFNFGHPWIFAGDINSSIKSSVAGQLVQLTGPRGNLLGMAYVNPNSLITLRRLSTDPQAQINSEWVSDQLLRAAQYRHQLDLAQFSHRLIFSEADSLPGLIIDCFFTEDDRQIFTCEVLTAGAEMLFKESESIFKSFLKKAHDSDLPYRSWENTTLLIKRDNSFRRMEKIEIAPLQALGQLEIESLKKAKIRIQSAFDGKQFLLFECDLIEGQKTGFFLDQRNNIELFIRLLRAQKPQRVRVLDLFCYVGQWSAQIANACRQLGIECEVTPVDASQKALEFARENISPYTSKINPLKMDIVEKCNELPQGEFDIVICDPPALIKSKKDVHAGTAAYTKVNTASLKSLKPGGLFVSCSCSQHLGDKDLVEVLATALRKSHKKMHWLARGQQGYDHPSLIEFPQGTYLNSWQGISPCQESNS; from the coding sequence ATGCACAGATGGTCGTTAACCGCCGAAGGCGAAAAAAAGTTCAACTTTGGTCACCCCTGGATCTTCGCTGGCGACATCAACTCCTCGATTAAATCTTCGGTCGCCGGGCAATTGGTCCAGCTCACAGGACCTCGCGGAAATCTTCTCGGAATGGCCTACGTCAACCCCAACTCCCTCATCACTCTTCGCCGACTCAGCACCGATCCTCAGGCGCAAATCAATTCGGAGTGGGTGAGCGATCAACTCCTGAGAGCCGCTCAATATCGCCATCAGCTGGATCTTGCGCAATTCTCACACCGATTGATCTTTTCCGAAGCGGACAGTCTCCCCGGCCTCATCATTGATTGTTTTTTTACAGAGGACGACCGCCAGATTTTTACCTGCGAAGTTTTAACGGCCGGCGCCGAGATGCTTTTTAAAGAGAGCGAATCTATTTTTAAATCCTTCTTAAAAAAAGCTCACGACTCAGATCTTCCTTACCGCTCTTGGGAAAACACGACCCTTTTAATCAAGCGAGACAACTCCTTTCGTCGTATGGAAAAAATCGAGATCGCTCCCCTTCAAGCCCTCGGGCAGCTAGAAATTGAGAGTTTAAAGAAGGCCAAAATCCGCATTCAGTCGGCCTTTGACGGAAAACAATTCTTACTCTTTGAATGCGATCTCATCGAAGGACAAAAGACAGGGTTCTTTTTAGATCAACGCAATAATATCGAACTTTTTATCCGCCTGCTCAGAGCACAGAAGCCCCAACGCGTGCGCGTGCTCGACCTTTTTTGTTATGTGGGACAATGGAGCGCACAGATTGCCAACGCTTGCCGACAACTCGGAATTGAGTGCGAGGTGACGCCGGTCGATGCCTCGCAAAAGGCTTTGGAGTTCGCCCGGGAAAATATCTCGCCTTACACGTCAAAAATAAATCCGCTAAAGATGGATATCGTTGAAAAGTGCAACGAGCTTCCTCAAGGAGAATTTGACATTGTCATTTGCGATCCCCCCGCTTTGATCAAATCGAAAAAAGATGTCCATGCGGGGACGGCCGCCTACACTAAAGTCAACACAGCCTCTCTAAAATCACTAAAACCTGGGGGCCTTTTTGTCTCCTGCTCGTGTTCTCAGCACCTTGGCGATAAAGACTTAGTGGAGGTGTTAGCGACCGCTCTTCGCAAGTCGCATAAAAAGATGCACTGGCTCGCACGGGGGCAACAAGGTTACGACCACCCCAGTCTTATCGAATTTCCGCAAGGCACTTATCTCAACAGCTGGCAGGGTATCAGTCCTTGCCAAGAGTCCAATTCCTAA
- the hemH gene encoding ferrochelatase codes for MKTGIMIGNLGTPNSAEPYDVGNYLREFLMDPYVIDKPFWFRWLLVNAIIVPFRKNKSSHAYKSVWTPEGSPLLVYSEGLRKALQELSPQTPVALGMNYGNPSIEDAFGKLKDCDEIILAPLYPQYALSSYEAWKQKALQVAEKLKVKSQLRWVPPFYAAEEYIDSEVQLIRKHLAGKVLGRDYDHILFSYHGLPQRHVEKLDKTGRHCSKSKSCCDQLSEVNKNCYRAQSFETTRRIVAQLGLEKSQYSVSFQSRLGRDPWIQPFTDEVIPQLVSQGVQRLVVAVPSFVADCLETLEEIQIRAKEDFIKAGGIDLLAIPCLNVDPFWSQQLLKLIEKNGGRQ; via the coding sequence ATGAAAACTGGGATAATGATTGGCAATCTAGGCACACCCAACAGTGCCGAGCCCTATGATGTTGGAAATTACTTGCGCGAATTTTTAATGGATCCCTATGTGATCGACAAGCCGTTTTGGTTTCGCTGGCTTTTGGTCAACGCGATCATCGTTCCTTTTCGAAAAAATAAATCCTCGCATGCCTATAAATCGGTATGGACCCCCGAAGGCTCACCATTGTTGGTCTATTCCGAGGGTTTACGGAAAGCTCTTCAAGAACTCTCTCCACAAACGCCAGTGGCTCTAGGGATGAATTATGGAAATCCCAGTATCGAAGATGCTTTTGGAAAACTTAAGGATTGTGACGAAATCATTCTGGCGCCACTGTATCCGCAGTATGCGCTTTCATCTTACGAGGCCTGGAAGCAGAAGGCGCTTCAGGTGGCTGAAAAACTTAAAGTGAAATCTCAACTTCGATGGGTTCCACCGTTTTATGCAGCGGAGGAGTATATTGACTCCGAAGTTCAGCTGATTCGAAAACATCTGGCCGGTAAAGTCTTAGGACGGGACTATGATCACATTCTGTTCAGCTATCACGGTCTTCCTCAGCGTCATGTGGAAAAGCTCGATAAGACCGGTCGACATTGCTCTAAAAGTAAGTCCTGCTGCGATCAACTCAGCGAAGTGAACAAGAACTGTTATCGAGCTCAAAGCTTTGAGACCACTCGCCGTATCGTGGCTCAACTGGGGTTAGAGAAGTCCCAGTACAGTGTCAGTTTTCAATCACGATTAGGGCGGGACCCATGGATCCAACCCTTCACCGATGAGGTGATTCCTCAGCTGGTGTCCCAAGGGGTCCAGCGTTTAGTGGTGGCGGTCCCGTCGTTTGTGGCGGATTGTTTGGAAACGCTCGAAGAAATTCAAATTCGTGCGAAAGAAGATTTTATCAAAGCTGGAGGTATAGATCTTTTGGCTATACCTTGTTTAAACGTCGACCCTTTTTGGTCGCAACAGTTATTAAAGTTGATTGAAAAAAACGGAGGTCGTCAGTGA